From Candidatus Micrarchaeia archaeon, the proteins below share one genomic window:
- a CDS encoding S8 family serine peptidase, giving the protein MRRTPLLLVLVLAFAQCAFAEYHYSLLRLSGPITEEMKSSVISAGFDIAGYAGDYTYIVRVPVNRLSQARTGAVIGFEELAPMGPELKIASSISSKSELTRLEVLLFQGEDADAILDEINAIAPAEKYNDELITVKSATNEQMRQIAGIQGIMFIDEYHSKEIFNDYAAPTLGATNTWSVLNVTGNGVIVGVGDTGLDTGNLATIHRDIRGRVVNISAWCDGRTCSDNPTGRDTMGHGTHVVGSVLGNGTINPLIKGMAPKARLFMQSIGNGGDYVYPPDDLRELFQEAKNQGAIIHTNSWGSSVGGAYTSDSYYVDLFSNSSKDFTIFFSAGNSGPSSNTIGSPGTAKNAVTIGAVGTARPSSPVDPSTIASFSSRGATDDGRIKPDLVAPGMYILSTLSSLAGSNPCSSWGGYDSYYAFCGGTSMSTPLSAGTGALVTEYLKTRRSWAHPSSALIKAVLVAGADQVPAYGDLPNNVVGFGRINLTKSLAISANYTMNFSDRQYNLTTGQSRTFQFAANASVTPKFALVWTDPACSVNCNTKALVNDLDLKVTLPNGSWYYGNKHTLNLAAASADRVNNVELVIVDSPMAGTYTVTVSAYNVPSGPQDFALVAIYASGQGSSNAPNSTNLTACATLNRSNTIYTLASNVDSSGTCFTFAADNITLDCRNRSITGTGTAGTSGALVQNYDDASVKNCTISGYGYGIRISNSSGTEVTYNSLHENGIGISLSSASSGIISGCTVRDNSDYGISAT; this is encoded by the coding sequence ATGCGTAGAACCCCCCTATTGCTCGTCCTTGTTCTGGCGTTTGCGCAATGCGCGTTTGCAGAATACCATTATTCCCTGCTTAGGCTTTCAGGCCCGATAACCGAAGAGATGAAAAGCTCGGTAATTTCTGCGGGATTTGACATAGCGGGCTACGCGGGAGATTATACATACATAGTGCGGGTGCCTGTGAACCGTCTGAGCCAGGCCAGAACCGGCGCGGTAATCGGCTTCGAGGAACTCGCTCCGATGGGCCCGGAGCTCAAAATCGCTTCATCCATCTCGTCCAAATCCGAGCTCACACGCCTGGAGGTGCTTCTTTTCCAGGGCGAAGATGCAGATGCGATTCTTGACGAAATAAATGCGATAGCCCCTGCGGAAAAATACAACGACGAATTGATTACGGTAAAATCCGCGACCAACGAGCAGATGCGGCAGATTGCTGGAATACAGGGGATAATGTTCATTGACGAATACCATTCAAAAGAGATTTTCAACGATTACGCGGCTCCGACTCTGGGAGCCACCAACACCTGGTCTGTGCTGAACGTAACCGGCAACGGAGTGATTGTCGGAGTTGGGGACACAGGACTGGATACTGGAAATCTAGCTACCATCCATCGTGACATACGTGGAAGAGTAGTGAACATAAGCGCGTGGTGCGATGGACGCACCTGCTCTGATAATCCAACGGGCAGAGATACGATGGGACATGGAACACATGTAGTAGGTTCTGTATTGGGTAATGGTACTATCAATCCATTGATTAAGGGAATGGCACCCAAAGCGAGACTATTCATGCAAAGTATAGGAAATGGAGGTGATTACGTATACCCCCCCGATGATTTAAGGGAACTTTTTCAGGAAGCAAAAAACCAAGGCGCAATCATACACACGAATTCTTGGGGTAGTTCGGTTGGTGGTGCATACACCTCGGATTCATACTACGTTGACCTTTTCTCAAATTCAAGCAAAGATTTCACAATTTTCTTCAGTGCAGGAAATAGCGGTCCAAGCTCAAACACTATAGGTTCCCCCGGAACTGCAAAGAATGCGGTAACAATAGGCGCAGTAGGAACAGCGCGCCCCTCCTCGCCAGTAGATCCTAGCACAATAGCGTCCTTTTCCTCGCGTGGAGCCACGGATGACGGAAGGATAAAGCCGGACTTGGTTGCACCAGGTATGTACATACTTTCTACTCTATCCTCTCTAGCTGGTTCGAATCCATGTAGTAGCTGGGGAGGTTATGATTCTTATTATGCCTTTTGCGGTGGCACCTCTATGTCTACACCGCTTTCAGCGGGCACAGGGGCACTGGTGACCGAGTACCTGAAGACAAGGCGTTCCTGGGCGCACCCTTCATCCGCGCTAATCAAGGCGGTACTGGTCGCGGGCGCGGACCAGGTTCCTGCCTACGGCGACCTGCCGAACAACGTAGTGGGATTCGGGAGGATAAACCTAACAAAATCCCTTGCAATCAGCGCGAATTACACGATGAACTTCTCGGACAGGCAGTACAACCTCACCACGGGCCAGTCAAGGACATTCCAATTTGCTGCCAACGCCAGCGTTACTCCGAAATTCGCTTTGGTGTGGACCGACCCAGCGTGCTCAGTGAATTGCAATACGAAGGCCCTTGTGAATGATTTGGACCTCAAAGTGACTCTTCCTAACGGCTCATGGTATTACGGGAACAAGCACACGCTCAACCTCGCTGCGGCAAGCGCGGACCGCGTGAACAACGTGGAGCTTGTGATAGTGGATTCACCAATGGCAGGCACGTACACCGTAACTGTTTCAGCATACAATGTCCCGAGCGGCCCGCAGGACTTCGCCCTCGTGGCCATTTACGCGTCCGGCCAGGGCTCTTCGAACGCCCCAAACTCCACGAACCTGACCGCATGCGCTACCCTTAACCGCTCCAATACGATATACACTCTCGCTTCGAACGTGGATTCCTCGGGAACATGCTTCACCTTCGCCGCGGATAACATAACGCTGGACTGCCGCAACCGCTCCATAACCGGAACCGGAACCGCCGGGACTTCAGGAGCGCTCGTACAGAATTACGACGATGCCAGCGTGAAGAACTGCACAATCTCCGGTTACGGCTACGGCATCAGGATATCCAACTCGTCCGGAACCGAGGTTACGTACAATTCGCTCCATGAAAATGGAATCGGAATTTCGTTATCCTCTGCTTCAAGCGGCATCATCTCGGGTTGCACCGTACGCGACAATTCTGATTACGGCATATCTGCCACAG